A single window of Chloroflexota bacterium DNA harbors:
- the recJ gene encoding single-stranded-DNA-specific exonuclease RecJ translates to MTVLQKRWEVLPPAPEEHLASCPDVPPLLMQLLYNRQIRTPDEVRSFLARNFALDNPFLLKGMNEAVTRLRQAIRAGEAIAVYGDYDVDGVAATALLVPTLRALGARVIPYIPNRMDEGYGLNIPALETLASQGIKLVVTVDCGVRSVQEVACARKRGLDVIITDHHALGEELPPAVAVIDPRREDDRYPFKQFAGVGLAFKLAQALLRAENRVPVSKSKGALPEEEEMLDLVALGTVADLAPLISENRALVYRGLEELRKARRPGIAAMLEEAGLQPEQVDTTTIGFVLGPRLNAAGRLDTAMASYKLLTTSSMDEAVPLAQQLGAQNRERQQLMNDMVEKARQEVLALGDDLIYILADPTYSVGIAGLVASRITEEFYRPTLVIAVGEEQSKGSARSIGAFHITKALDACEDLLVKHGGHAAAAGFTIHNENLDAFCVKLREIAANQLTPQDLVPPLKIDAILPLTQANGETLALLEELQPFGVGNPRPTFVSYNVQVRDCRPIGTERTGLKFKLSDGIAVWDAIAFQEIASENLSERIDIVYTLQSNTWNDREWIELVVKDLQPAQM, encoded by the coding sequence TTGACTGTATTGCAAAAGCGCTGGGAAGTTCTACCACCTGCTCCCGAAGAGCATCTAGCAAGCTGCCCAGACGTGCCACCGCTTCTCATGCAACTTCTATACAACCGTCAGATACGCACGCCCGATGAGGTAAGGTCATTTCTGGCGCGCAATTTTGCTTTGGATAACCCTTTCCTGCTGAAGGGCATGAATGAGGCTGTTACTCGTCTGCGCCAGGCAATTCGTGCTGGGGAAGCGATTGCGGTCTATGGCGACTATGATGTGGACGGTGTGGCAGCCACAGCGCTGCTGGTGCCGACATTGCGCGCCTTGGGTGCGCGGGTAATTCCTTACATACCCAATCGCATGGACGAAGGCTATGGGCTAAACATTCCAGCCTTGGAAACCTTGGCAAGTCAGGGCATCAAGCTGGTTGTGACAGTGGATTGCGGTGTGCGCTCGGTTCAGGAGGTAGCATGTGCACGCAAACGAGGCCTAGATGTGATCATCACCGATCACCATGCGCTGGGAGAAGAATTGCCTCCAGCCGTGGCCGTCATTGACCCTCGGCGTGAAGATGACCGTTATCCATTCAAACAATTCGCGGGTGTAGGGCTGGCTTTCAAACTGGCTCAGGCTCTGTTGCGTGCTGAAAACCGGGTGCCGGTTTCCAAGAGCAAAGGTGCCTTACCAGAGGAAGAAGAAATGCTAGACCTGGTCGCTTTGGGCACAGTGGCCGATCTAGCTCCCCTGATTAGTGAGAACCGCGCATTGGTGTATCGCGGATTGGAAGAACTTAGGAAAGCGCGCCGGCCAGGAATTGCGGCCATGCTGGAAGAAGCCGGGCTGCAGCCAGAGCAGGTAGATACAACCACCATCGGCTTTGTGCTCGGCCCGCGCCTGAATGCCGCAGGGCGTTTGGATACTGCCATGGCTAGTTACAAACTGCTGACTACATCTTCTATGGATGAAGCAGTTCCATTGGCTCAGCAACTCGGCGCACAGAACCGCGAGCGACAGCAACTCATGAACGACATGGTGGAAAAAGCCCGCCAAGAGGTCCTTGCCCTAGGCGATGACTTGATCTATATCTTGGCCGATCCCACTTATAGCGTGGGCATCGCTGGATTGGTGGCCAGCCGCATCACGGAAGAGTTCTACCGCCCAACGCTCGTCATCGCTGTGGGGGAGGAGCAGAGCAAAGGCTCGGCGCGCAGCATCGGCGCTTTCCACATCACAAAAGCCCTGGATGCATGTGAAGATTTGCTGGTTAAGCACGGGGGACACGCCGCCGCAGCGGGGTTCACCATCCATAACGAGAACCTGGATGCCTTTTGCGTCAAGTTGCGTGAAATCGCGGCTAATCAATTGACGCCACAGGATTTGGTACCCCCGCTCAAGATTGATGCCATTCTCCCGCTTACCCAAGCCAATGGGGAAACCTTAGCCCTTTTGGAGGAATTGCAGCCCTTTGGCGTGGGCAATCCCAGGCCAACGTTCGTCAGCTACAATGTGCAAGTCCGTGACTGCCGTCCCATTGGTACAGAACGAACAGGTTTGAAATTCAAATTGAGCGATGGTATAGCAGTGTGGGATGCTATCGCTTTTCAAGAGATTGCCTCAGAGAACCTCTCTGAGCGCATAGACATCGTCTACACATTGCAGAGCAACACTTGGAACGATCGCGAATGGATAGAACTAGTCGTGAAGGATCTGCAGCCCGCTCAAATGTAA